A genomic window from Macaca mulatta isolate MMU2019108-1 chromosome 19, T2T-MMU8v2.0, whole genome shotgun sequence includes:
- the PGLYRP2 gene encoding N-acetylmuramoyl-L-alanine amidase isoform X1 has protein sequence MAQGVLWILLGLLLWSDPGTASLPLLMDSVIQALAELEQKVPAANASHTASAWLLSASNSGPHNRLYHFLLGVQSLGAAELDPYPLSPELQGLIKEVAQHDVREGREYGVVLAPDGSTVAVEPLLAGLEAGLQGRKVINLPLDSTATSREAGVTFPDIVAIAPDVKATSTPGLRDASPDVTTADIGANSPDATTGCPDVQASLPDAKAKTPPTMVDSLLAVTLAGNLGLTFLQGPQTQSHPDLGTEGCWDQLSAPRTFTLLDPKASLLTTAFLNGALDGVILGDYLSRTPETRPSLSHLLSQYYGAGVARDPGFRSNFRRQNGAALTSASILAQQVWGTLVLLQRLEPVHSQLRCMSQEQLAQVAANATKEFTEAFLGCPAIHPRCRWGAAPYQGRPTPLQLPLGFLYVHHTYVPAPPCTDFARCAANMRSMQRYHQDTQGWEDIGYSFVVGSDGYVYEGRGWHWVGAHTLGHNSRGFGVAIVGNYTAALPTEAALRTVRDTLPSCAVRAGLLRPDYALLGHRQLVRTDCPGDALFHLLRTWPHFTATVKPRPARSVSRRSRREPPPRTLPATNLQ, from the exons cctccctgcccctgctcatggactctgtcatccaggccctGGCTGAGCTGGAGCAGAAGGTGCCTGCTGCCAATGCCAGCCACACAGCTTCTGCGTGGCTGCTGTCAGCCTCAAACTCTGGCCCCCACAATCGCCTCTACCACTTCCTGCTGGGGGTGCAGAGCCTCGGTGCTGCAGAGTTGGATCCCTACCCACTGAGCCCAGAGCTGCAAGGCCTGATCAAGGAGGTGGCCCAACATGATGTGCGAGAAGGGCGGGAATACGGGGTGGTGCTGGCACCCGATGGCTCGACTGTGGCCGTGGAGCCTCTGCTGGCAGGGCTGGAGGCAGGGCTGCAAGGGCGCAAGGTCATAAACTTGCCGTTGGACAGCACGGCTACCTCTCGGGAGGCTGGAGTCACCTTTCCAGATATTGTGGCCATTGCTCCAGATGTAAAAGCCACCTCCACCCCAGGACTCAGGGATGCCTCTCCAGATGTCACCACTGCAGATATTGGAGCCAACTCTCCAGATGCTACAACAGGTTGTCCAGATGTCCAAGCTTCCTTGCCAGATGCCAAAGCCAAGACCCCCCCGACCATGGTGGACAGCCTCCTGGCAGTCACTCTGGCTGGAAACCTGGGCCTGACCTTCCTCCAGGGTCCCCAGACCCAGAGCCATCCAGACCTGGGAACTGAGGGCTGCTGGGACCAGCTCTCTGCCCCTCGGACCTTTACTCTCCTGGACCCCAAGGCATCTCTGTTAACCACGGCCTTCCTCAATGGTGCCCTGGATGGGGTCATCCTTGGAGACTACCTGAGCCGGACTCCTGAGACCCGACCATCCCTCAGCCACTTGCTGAGCCAGTACTATGGGGCGGGGGTGGCCAGAGACCCAGGGTTCCGCAGCAACTTCCGACGGCAGAATGGGGCTGCTCTGACTTCAGCCTCCATCCTGGCCCAGCAGGTGTGGGGAACCCTTGTCCTTCTACAGAGGCTGGAGCCGGTACACTCCCAGCTTCGGTGCATGAGCCAAGAACAGCTGGCCCAGGTGGCCGCCAATGCTACCAAGGAGTTCACTGAGGCCTTCCTGG GATGCCCCGCCATCCATCCCCGTTGCCGCTGGGGAGCGGCGCCTTATCAGGGCCGCCCGACGCCGCTGCAGCTGCCGCTAGGATTCTTGTACGTGCATCACACCTACGTGCCTGCACCACCCTGCACGGACTTCGCGCGCTGCGCAGCCAACATGCGCTCCATGCAGCGCTACCACCAGGACACGCAAGGCTGGGAAGATATCGGCTACAG TTTCGTGGTGGGTTCGGATGGCTACGTGTACGAGGGACGCGGCTGGCACTGGGTGGGCGCGCACACGCTCGGCCACAACTCCCGCGGCTTTGGCGTGGCCATAGTGGGCAACTACACCGCGGCGCTGCCCACCGAGGCCGCTCTGCGCACGGTGCGCGACACACTCCCGAGTTGTGCGGTGCGCGCCGGCCTCCTGCGGCCGGACTACGCGCTGCTGGGCCACCGCCAGCTGGTGCGCACCGACTGCCCCGGCGACGCGCTCTTCCATCTGCTGCGCACCTGGCCGCACTTCACCGCG ACTGTAAAGCCAAGACCTGCCAGGAGTGTCTCTCGGAGATCCAGGAGGGAGCCACCTCCAAGGACCCTGCCAGCCACAAACCTTCAATAA
- the PGLYRP2 gene encoding N-acetylmuramoyl-L-alanine amidase isoform X2, with protein MAQGVLWILLGLLLWSDPGTASLPLLMDSVIQALAELEQKVPAANASHTASAWLLSASNSGPHNRLYHFLLGVQSLGAAELDPYPLSPELQGLIKEVAQHDVREGREYGVVLAPDGSTVAVEPLLAGLEAGLQGRKVINLPLDSTATSREAGVTFPDIVAIAPDVKATSTPGLRDASPDVTTADIGANSPDATTGCPDVQASLPDAKAKTPPTMVDSLLAVTLAGNLGLTFLQGPQTQSHPDLGTEGCWDQLSAPRTFTLLDPKASLLTTAFLNGALDGVILGDYLSRTPETRPSLSHLLSQYYGAGVARDPGFRSNFRRQNGAALTSASILAQQVWGTLVLLQSFVVGSDGYVYEGRGWHWVGAHTLGHNSRGFGVAIVGNYTAALPTEAALRTVRDTLPSCAVRAGLLRPDYALLGHRQLVRTDCPGDALFHLLRTWPHFTATVKPRPARSVSRRSRREPPPRTLPATNLQ; from the exons cctccctgcccctgctcatggactctgtcatccaggccctGGCTGAGCTGGAGCAGAAGGTGCCTGCTGCCAATGCCAGCCACACAGCTTCTGCGTGGCTGCTGTCAGCCTCAAACTCTGGCCCCCACAATCGCCTCTACCACTTCCTGCTGGGGGTGCAGAGCCTCGGTGCTGCAGAGTTGGATCCCTACCCACTGAGCCCAGAGCTGCAAGGCCTGATCAAGGAGGTGGCCCAACATGATGTGCGAGAAGGGCGGGAATACGGGGTGGTGCTGGCACCCGATGGCTCGACTGTGGCCGTGGAGCCTCTGCTGGCAGGGCTGGAGGCAGGGCTGCAAGGGCGCAAGGTCATAAACTTGCCGTTGGACAGCACGGCTACCTCTCGGGAGGCTGGAGTCACCTTTCCAGATATTGTGGCCATTGCTCCAGATGTAAAAGCCACCTCCACCCCAGGACTCAGGGATGCCTCTCCAGATGTCACCACTGCAGATATTGGAGCCAACTCTCCAGATGCTACAACAGGTTGTCCAGATGTCCAAGCTTCCTTGCCAGATGCCAAAGCCAAGACCCCCCCGACCATGGTGGACAGCCTCCTGGCAGTCACTCTGGCTGGAAACCTGGGCCTGACCTTCCTCCAGGGTCCCCAGACCCAGAGCCATCCAGACCTGGGAACTGAGGGCTGCTGGGACCAGCTCTCTGCCCCTCGGACCTTTACTCTCCTGGACCCCAAGGCATCTCTGTTAACCACGGCCTTCCTCAATGGTGCCCTGGATGGGGTCATCCTTGGAGACTACCTGAGCCGGACTCCTGAGACCCGACCATCCCTCAGCCACTTGCTGAGCCAGTACTATGGGGCGGGGGTGGCCAGAGACCCAGGGTTCCGCAGCAACTTCCGACGGCAGAATGGGGCTGCTCTGACTTCAGCCTCCATCCTGGCCCAGCAGGTGTGGGGAACCCTTGTCCTTCTACAGAG TTTCGTGGTGGGTTCGGATGGCTACGTGTACGAGGGACGCGGCTGGCACTGGGTGGGCGCGCACACGCTCGGCCACAACTCCCGCGGCTTTGGCGTGGCCATAGTGGGCAACTACACCGCGGCGCTGCCCACCGAGGCCGCTCTGCGCACGGTGCGCGACACACTCCCGAGTTGTGCGGTGCGCGCCGGCCTCCTGCGGCCGGACTACGCGCTGCTGGGCCACCGCCAGCTGGTGCGCACCGACTGCCCCGGCGACGCGCTCTTCCATCTGCTGCGCACCTGGCCGCACTTCACCGCG ACTGTAAAGCCAAGACCTGCCAGGAGTGTCTCTCGGAGATCCAGGAGGGAGCCACCTCCAAGGACCCTGCCAGCCACAAACCTTCAATAA